A single window of Plasmodium reichenowi strain SY57 chromosome 14, whole genome shotgun sequence DNA harbors:
- a CDS encoding protein disulfide isomerase encodes MHIDKLLIVFIFLIKLCVCHTEKGVKKEIVSINIDEFNNILKEEVNYTLLIVYTHWSYNSNLLLENLDKLSKLLLYEENIKLCKINAAANTSIIDKLDVYSYPSLFMIRNKEIYRYNGVNNIRGLLLWIYQYLDFKIYEINNIERLDVFIDLNEYNNTILFFIFKDLGTPNNNINNISRINDLINICLLTNKTLCYYIKENNVIDYFEKNIIQDKYHYNLKNINQDSYYAILFKNDEFDDYFFPLNKKELDMLSNNEYTIEGKIDHLYNWINEREQPLVIQFSEHFFSMLFSNDTVTLFIIYNNINNINKEDIIKCAKKYNHKIKFAISGTTQIFEKRLLNELLIEENIKEPLMRITEFKNYIRFPYKYKTESDDQEINEKSIDDFINGYLQEKKYFYRKSERALPDEYNNGYIKIIVADNYDQYVYRNDMNVIVLYYAPWCGHCYKFEPVYREVGKRLNLYAAKFKNYKNDIIISKIDAVNNEIYNIHIEGYPTIYLYKKGDKLNPVRYMEGRTVKNIITWICEETQSNIDISEFLNIDLDNEQLFENYEEL; translated from the exons ATGCATATTGATAAGTTGCTgattgtttttatttttttaataaagtTATGTGTGTGCCATACAGAAAAAGGAGTTAAGAAGGAAATCGTTTCTATAAATATTGatgaatttaataatattttaaaagaagaagTAAACTATACACTTTTAATAGTGTACACACACTGGTCATACAATTCgaatttattattagaaaACCTAGACAAACTATCCAAGCTTTTATTGTATGAAGAGAATATAAAGttatgtaaaataaatgCAGCAGCAAATACATCTATCATAGATAAGTTAGATGTGTATAGTTATCCATCTTTATTTATGATTcgaaataaagaaatatatagatataatggtgtcaataatattagaggattattattatggatatatcaatatttagattttaaaatatatgaaattaataatatagagAGATTAGATGTTTTTATAGATTtgaatgaatataataataccattttattttttatatttaaagatTTAGGAACaccaaataataatataaataatatatcaagAATAAATGacttaataaatatatgtcTTCTAACTAATAAAACActttgttattatattaaagaaaataatgttATAGATTATTTcgaaaaaaatataatacaggataaatatcattataatttaaaaaacataaatcAAGATTCATATTATGCAATActatttaaaaatgatgaattTGATGATTATTTCTTCCCtcttaataaaaaagaattagaTATGTTAAGTAATAATGAGTATACAATCGAGGGAAAAATAgatcatttatataattggATAAATGAAAGAGAACAACCATTGGTTATACAATTTTCTGAACATTTCTTTTCTATGCTATTTTCAAATGACACTGTTAcactttttattatttataataatataaataatattaataaagaggatataataaaatgcGCGAAGAAATATAATCACAAGATAAAATTTGCAATATCTGGTACGACACAAATTTTTGAAAAGCGATTACTTAATGAGTTACTTATAGAGGAGAATATTAAAGAACCCCTTATGAGGATAACAGAgtttaaaaattatataagatttccttataaatataagacAGAAAGTGATGACCAGGAAATAAACGAAAAG TCAATTGATGATTTTATTAATGGGTATttacaagaaaaaaaatactttTATAGAAAAAGTGAACGAGCCTTACCAGATGAATATAACAACggatatataaaaattattgtGGCGGATAATTATGATCAATATGTTTATAGAAATGACATGAATGttattgtattatattacGCTCCTTGGTGTGGACACTGTTATAAATTCGAACCTGTTTATAGAGAAGTAGGAAAAAGATTAAATTTGTATGCAGCCAAGttcaaaaattataaaaatgacattattataagtaAAATTGATGCCgtaaataatgaaatatataacatacatatag agGGATATCCTActatatatctatataaaAAGGGGGACAAATTAAATCCTGTAAGATATATGGAGGGAAGGACCgtcaaaaatattattacgTGGATTTGCGAAGAG ACACAATCAAATATAGACATATCAGAATTTCTTAATATCGATCTTGACAATGAACAACTATTTGAAAATTATGAAGAATTATAA